A single window of Pseudomonadota bacterium DNA harbors:
- the purH gene encoding bifunctional phosphoribosylaminoimidazolecarboxamide formyltransferase/IMP cyclohydrolase has translation MKKFALLSVSDRTGLPNLAAALSRAGYTLLATSGTGKALDEAQIPWTSVESYTGLAELLDGRVKTLHPKIHAGILARRDQKHHLEQMAAAEIGQIDIVVVNLYPFIKYLASERALDPQEMTELVDVGGPTMIRAAAKNHRFVLPLIDPSDYPEVIEQLSAGTRVGNGAEDSFSIETRRRYAAKVFATLSQYDGAIATYFSSLCGFSSQCGATSTPGALPQQAQVSFEKRTELRYGENPHQKAAIYSAKSGELALFAGPHWTQLGGKELSYNNMLDLDAGLRLLSDLTKDKTTVAILKHLNPCGVANGSDVRDAIERAKECDPRSHFGGVLVSNTRIDLGAAEEIRGDFAEIVIAPGYTPEALEMLRTSKNLRIIEVNGGELRGYDLRTVAGGVLIQEPDINRVTISRANLVTPRSPSDEELADLDLAWRLVGHVKSNAIVLVRDGLLIGVGAGQMSRIDSVELAIRKANLHGHLLNGAVAASDAFFPFPDSVEALSAVGITSIVAPAGSRRDDDVKGAAAAKNVSLFFAADRHFRH, from the coding sequence ATGAAAAAGTTTGCGCTCTTAAGTGTCTCTGATCGAACCGGGTTGCCTAATCTCGCCGCTGCCTTAAGTAGGGCAGGGTATACCCTTTTAGCTACCTCCGGGACCGGCAAGGCGCTCGATGAAGCGCAGATCCCCTGGACCTCGGTTGAGTCCTACACCGGACTGGCGGAGCTGCTCGATGGACGGGTCAAGACCCTTCATCCTAAGATTCATGCTGGAATTCTCGCCAGACGGGATCAGAAGCACCATCTCGAGCAGATGGCGGCCGCCGAGATCGGCCAGATCGATATAGTAGTTGTAAATCTCTATCCCTTTATTAAGTACCTAGCCTCTGAGCGCGCACTAGATCCCCAGGAGATGACGGAGTTGGTTGATGTAGGTGGCCCAACTATGATTCGCGCAGCCGCTAAGAACCACCGCTTTGTACTCCCTCTGATCGATCCCTCTGATTATCCAGAGGTGATTGAGCAGCTCAGTGCTGGTACCCGTGTAGGTAACGGCGCAGAAGATAGCTTCTCAATTGAAACTAGAAGGCGCTACGCAGCTAAGGTATTCGCTACCCTTTCGCAGTACGACGGTGCCATCGCCACCTATTTTTCAAGTCTGTGTGGTTTTTCAAGCCAGTGTGGTGCTACGTCAACGCCAGGAGCGCTACCGCAGCAGGCGCAGGTCTCATTTGAGAAAAGAACGGAGCTACGCTACGGAGAAAACCCACACCAGAAAGCTGCAATCTACTCCGCTAAATCAGGCGAGCTAGCTCTCTTTGCTGGCCCGCACTGGACGCAGCTCGGCGGTAAGGAGCTCTCATATAATAATATGCTCGACCTCGATGCGGGGCTACGGCTGCTCTCGGATCTTACCAAGGACAAAACAACTGTCGCCATCTTAAAGCACCTTAATCCGTGTGGTGTGGCTAACGGTAGCGATGTGAGGGATGCCATTGAGCGCGCCAAGGAGTGCGATCCACGAAGCCATTTTGGTGGCGTGTTGGTGTCTAACACTAGGATTGATCTGGGCGCGGCAGAGGAGATTCGGGGCGACTTCGCTGAGATAGTGATAGCGCCGGGCTATACCCCCGAGGCGCTTGAGATGCTCCGTACCAGTAAGAACCTTAGGATCATTGAAGTCAATGGAGGCGAACTGCGCGGCTATGATCTACGAACCGTTGCAGGCGGGGTCTTGATTCAGGAGCCCGATATCAATCGCGTAACCATCTCGCGTGCTAACCTAGTAACGCCCCGTTCTCCGAGCGATGAGGAGCTCGCGGATCTCGATCTGGCGTGGCGCCTAGTGGGGCATGTTAAGTCAAATGCTATCGTGCTGGTTAGGGATGGATTGCTAATCGGAGTAGGGGCCGGCCAGATGAGTCGCATCGATTCAGTTGAGCTAGCAATTAGAAAGGCCAATCTGCACGGGCACCTCCTTAACGGAGCGGTTGCGGCATCGGATGCCTTCTTTCCATTCCCAGATTCTGTCGAGGCGCTTAGTGCTGTTGGAATAACGTCTATAGTTGCTCCGGCTGGCTCGCGGCGGGACGATGACGTTAAGGGGGCAGCGGCAGCCAAAAACGTGAGTCTGTTTTTTGCGGCCGATAGGCACTTTCGCCACTAA